The following coding sequences lie in one Syngnathus scovelli strain Florida chromosome 1, RoL_Ssco_1.2, whole genome shotgun sequence genomic window:
- the cmasa gene encoding N-acylneuraminate cytidylyltransferase A, whose amino-acid sequence MSSRKRFVDGDAIAAGDRAGGKLSKSGSGKRHIAALVLARGGSKGIPLKNIKMLAGVPLIGWVLRAAVDSELFDSVWVSTDHDKIEEVALAWGAQVHRRSPEVSRDSSSSLETMQEFVRLNPQVDVVCHFQATSPCLHPFHIKEALEFITEHGYDSVFSVVRRHQFRWQEVKKGCPETTKALNLDPSNRPRRQDWDGELCENGSFYFNTKELIEQGNPQSGKVSYYEMLPEYSVDIDVDIDWPVAEQRVLRYGYFGRGTPEVVRLMFCKVSGCLTDGKIYLSAAGDEMMSINSRDTSAIRMLQEEDVEVVLLTTTEDPVEQTLADKLAKRTGCRVMRVGAKPVNDLASELQCSKLLWKDVAYMGNDAPDVDCLNLAGLSAVPADAPVLAINACKYTCHRASGDGVVREFAEHILMQKAKAKSQLKQDRIN is encoded by the exons ATGTCCTCCAGGAAGAGATTTGTGGACGGCGACGCTATCGCCGCCGGCGATAGGGCCGGAGGCAAACTGAGCAAATCTGGAAGTGGGAAGCGGCACATTGCTGCACTCGTCCTGGCGAGGGGCGGAAGCAAGGGTATCCCCCTGAAGAACATTAAGATGCTGGCCGGGGTGCCGCTCATTGGCTGGGTCCTCAGAGCCGCGGTGGACTCTGAGCTCTTCGACAG TGTGTGGGTGTCGACCGACCACGACAAGATCGAGGAGGTTGCCCTGGCTTGGGGTGCCCAGGTGCACCGACGAAGTCCCGAAGTCTCCCGAGACTCTTCGTCTTCGCTGGAGACCATGCAGGAGTTTGTCCGACTCAATCCAC AGGTGGACGTCGTGTGCCACTTCCAGGCCACGTCGCCGTGTCTCCACCCGTTCCACATCAAGGAAGCCTTGGAGTTCATCACCGAGCACGGCTACGACTCGGTCTTCTCTGTGGTCCGGAGGCACCAGTTCCGCTGGCAGGAGGTCAAGAAAGGAT GTCCAGAAACGACCAAGGCCCTCAACCTGGACCCGTCCAACCGTCCTCGGCGTCAGGACTGGGATGGCGAGCTGTGTGAGAACGGCTCCTTTTACTTTAACACCAAAGAGCTCATCGAGCAGGGGAACCCGCAG AGTGGGAAGGTGTCCTACTACGAGATGCTTCCCGAGTACAGCGTAGACATTGACGTCGATATCGACTGGCCTGTCGCAGAGCAGAGAGTCCTCAG ATACGGCTACTTCGGCCGAGGGACTCCGGAAGTTGTTCGATTGATGTTCTGTAAAGTATCGGGATGTTTAACGGACGGGAAGATCTACCTGTCGGCGGCCGGGGACGAGATGATGTCCATCAACAGCCGAGACACCTCCGCCATTCGCATGTTGCAGGAAGAGGACGTGGAG GTGGTGCTGTTGACGACCACCGAGGACCCAGTGGAGCAGACGCTGGCCGATAAATTGGCCAAGCGGACGGGCTGCCGGGTGATGCGGGTTGGAGCCAAGCCCGTCAACGATTTGGCGTCCGAGTTGCAGTGCAGCAAGTTGCTTTGGAAGGATGTGGCATACATGG GTAACGACGCGCCAGACGTGGACTGCCTCAACCTGGCCGGCTTGAGCGCCGTGCCCGCCGACGCGCCGGTTCTGGCCATCAACGCGTGCAAGTACACGTGCCACCGCGCGAGCGGCGACGGCGTCGTCCGGGAGTTTGCCGAGCATATTTTGATGCAGAAGGCGAAGGCCAAGTCTCAACTGAAGCAAGACCGCATCAACTGA
- the mus81 gene encoding crossover junction endonuclease MUS81 isoform X1: MCAGLDNGLEIPLGPIVTCDMSAPEPVLMGRKRALPACPNPLFLKWLTELRDEAKEKGQKIQYTYQKAINSLNKYPLPLRDAREAKILQNFGDGICKILDSKLQQHYRECGEHTAVGREVSPPGRSDDKSPGPSRKDQKRERGATKRKKREYAPQKGSGGYAVLLTLYRHSQVAGSKGFMFKMELQTQAQHLCQKSFTVPEIGSKYAAWSAVATLIKRNLLMKTHNPARYSLTEEGVSLARRLDSAACTSEASLEDDKEEEEGCPVAVDLTVSDEDDVNKDTVEPKCKTSSGERLLAGTFDIVLCVDVSETTGGSRNCKQELVTELRRRGVNFDIRKLNVGDFLWVAREKVTPASGHSRASAGRELVLDYIIERKRMDDLCGSIIDGRFREQKFRLKRCGLRRPIYLVEGHGKAASQLSLPEMTLQQAVVNTQVVDGFFVKRVCDIRESAAYLAFMTTHLSKLYQKRTLVCYSRELNGDQDPRDHNAPLCSLQSFAEFNHGAVKNKSQTVREAFARQLMQVSGLSADKAAAILERYTTPHSLLAAYGQCASEAGKEKLLSAIPCGRLNRNLGPALSRTLYQLYCTKGALS; this comes from the exons ATGTGTGCAGGCCTGGATAACGGTCTGGAAATTCCACTTGGGCCGATCGTAACTTG CGACATGTCCGCCCCCGAACCGGTTCTAATGGGCCGTAAACGTGCCCTGCCTGCGTGCCCGAACCCGCTATTCCTCAAGTGGCTCACGGAACTCCGAGACGAGGCCAAGGAGAAAGGCCAGAAGATCCAGTACACTTACCAGAAG gcCATCAATTCTCTGAATAAATATCCTCTTCCGCTTCGGGATGCCAGAGAGGCGAAAATTCTGCAGAACTTTGGAGACGGCATATGCAAGATCCTGGACTCAAAGTTGCAACAACACTACAGAGAGTGCG GTGAGCACACAGCCGTCGGCAGAGAAGTGTCGCCTCCCGGCCGCTCCGACGACAAGAGTCCAGGTCCCAGCAGAAAG GATCAGAAAAGAGAAAGAGGAGCGaccaagaggaagaagagggagTATGCGCCCCAAAAAGGATCCGGCGGTTACGCTGTGCTACTCACCCTTTATAGACACTCGCAG GTGGCGGGCAGTAAAGGTTTCATGTTCAAGATGGAGTTGCAGACCCAAGCGCAGCATCTCTGCCAGAAATCCTTCACCGTG CCGGAGATCGGAAGTAAATACGCCGCCTGGTCGGCGGTCGCCACCCTGATCAAGAGGAACCTGCTGATGAAGACGCACAATCCTGCACG CTACTCTCTGACGGAGGAAGGCGTGTCTTTGGCGCGGCGTCTGGATTCGGCGGCGTGTACGTCCGAGGCTTCTCTGGAGGACgacaaagaggaagaggaaggttGTCCTGTGGCCGTGGACCTCACTGTGAGTGATGAGGATGACGTCAACAAAGACACAGTCGA GCCAAAGTGCAAGACGTCAAGCGGAGAACGCCTACTGGCCGGCACTTTCGACATCGTCCTTTGCGTGGACGTCAGCGAGACGACCGG TGGCAGCCGCAACTGCAAGCAGGAGCTGGTCACTGAGCTGCGAAGGAGAGGCGTCAACTTTGACATCAGGAAGCTCAACGTGGGCGACTTCCTGTGGGTGGCCCGGGAAAAGGTCACGCCCGCGTCAG GTCACTCGCGAGCAAGCGCAGGCAGAGAGCTGGTCCTCGATTACATCATTGAAAGGAAGCGGATGGACGACCTGTGTGGTAGCATCATCGACGGACGTTTCCGGGAACAGAAG TTTCGCCTGAAGAGGTGCGGCCTACGCAGGCCCATCTACCTGGTGGAGGGACACGGGAAGGCGGCATCCCAGCTGAGTCTCCCCGAAATGACGCTGCAGCAAGCCGTGGTCAACACGCAAGTGGTAGACGGCTTCTTCGTCAAACGGGTGTGCGACATCAGGGAATCGGCCGCCTACCTGGCCTTCATGACCACTCACCTCAGCAAACTCTACCAG AAGCGCACACTGGTGTGTTACTCTCGCGAACTGAACGGTGACCAGGACCCCCGTGACCACAACGCCCCCTTGTGCTCCCTCCAGTCTTTCGCCGAGTTTAACCACGGCGCTGTCAAGAACAAG AGTCAGACAGTACGTGAAGCCTTTGCCAGACAGTTGATGCAAGTGAGCGGCTTGTCCGCAGACAAAGCGGCGGCCATCCTGGAGCGATACACCACACCCCACAG TCTCCTGGCGGCCTACGGCCAGTGTGCAAGCGAAGCAGGCAAGGAGAAGCTGCTGTCCGCCATTCCATGCGGGAGGCTCAACAG GAACCTGGGTCCCGCTTTGAGCCGAACTCTCTACCAGCTGTACTGCACCAAAGGAGCGCTGTCTTAA
- the ovol1a gene encoding putative transcription factor Ovo-like 1a, protein MRAATTRPTLKATTCAWPYRSIRQSCRDAGFLTCARECVDSPRRSQSTRGINNGLLPRWTPHLRATERRSSGVRRWREKKKRPRRKRINMPRAFLVKKANVSPGKRNWSELRDDERGDVYIPVSIFPPSVLMIEDKASPAEVAPLCLAKPSLPERHAHAELPSCTALGRPSSPAAPPDESSEVRMKSQEGLVFVRSKIKVTTGELLSDADLQLTTLTPLTLPPSTETAVPMTTDDAPARFASSTIRSTGQNSASVAAPLYACQICHKTFQYQRMLNRHMKCHNDTKRHLCTFCGKGFNDTFDLKRHVRTHTGVRPYKCELCDKAFTQRCSLESHMKKIHSVTLQYAYKERRNKLYVCEECGHTAATQDELLLHLHSTHPDSALLKGKGARRGMGGGEGESTPGSPQGADSDDTTGSAGQ, encoded by the exons ATGCGCGCTGCCACCACTCGCCCTACTCTAAAAGCGACTACCTGTGCGTGGCCGTACCGCTCGATCCGCCAAAGTTGTCGCGACGCGGGCTTCCTTACGTGTGCGCGCGAGTGCGTAGACAGTCCTCGTCGCTCTCAGTCCACGCGTGGAATAAATAACGGACTTTTGCCCAGGTGGACTCCTCACCTGCGTGCAACTGAACGGAGAAGCTCAGGTGTGCGGAGGtggagggaaaagaaaaaaagaccaaGGAGGAAAAGAATCAACATGCCCCGAGCCTTCCTGGTGAAGAAGGCAAACGTTTCGCCGGGTAAGCGGAACTGGAGCGAGCTACGGGACGATGAGCGAGGAGACGTCTACATCCCAG TCTCCATCTTCCCGCCGTCCGTGTTGATGATCGAGGACAAAGCGAGTCCAGCGGAAGTGGCGCCGCTGTGCCTGGCCAAGCCATCACTACCCGAGCGCCACGCACATGCTGAGCTGCCGTCCTGCACGGCGCTGGGCCGGCCGTCGAGTCCGGCGGCCCCCCCGGACGAGAGTTCAGAGGTTAGGATGAAGTCGCAGGAAGGCCTGGTCTTTGTCCGTTCCAAAATAAAG GTGACCACAGGCGAATTGTTATCGGACGCTGACCTCCAACTTACAACCTTGACCCCACTGACGCTGCCACCTTCCACCGAGACGGCCGTCCCCATGACGACAGACGACGCCCCCGCCAGGTTTGCGTCCTCGACGATCCGATCGACGGGTCAGAACTCCGCGAGCGTGGCGGCTCCGCTTTACGCTTGTCAG ATTTGTCACAAGACGTTCCAGTACCAGCGCATGTTAAACAGACACATGAAGTGTCACAACGACACCAAGCGCCACCTATGCACGTTCTGTGGCAAAGGATTCAACGACACCTTCGACCTCAAGAGACATGTGCGCACGCATACGG GAGTACGGCCGTACAAGTGTGAGCTGTGCGACAAGGCCTTCACGCAGCGCTGCTCGCTGGAGTCCCACATGAAGAAGATCCACAGCGTGACGCTGCAGTACGCCTACAAGGAGCGCCGCAACAAGCTCTACGTGTGCGAGGAGTGCGGCCACACGGCGGCCACCCAGGACGAGCTGCTTCTGCACCTGCACTCCACGCATCCCGACAGTGCCCTCTTGAAGGGCAAGGGGGCGCGGCGAGGgatggggggaggggagggcgaGTCCACGCCAGGCTCCCCGCAAGGAGCCGATAGTGACGACACCACCGGATCGGCGGGCCAGTGA
- the mus81 gene encoding crossover junction endonuclease MUS81 isoform X2, translating into MSAPEPVLMGRKRALPACPNPLFLKWLTELRDEAKEKGQKIQYTYQKAINSLNKYPLPLRDAREAKILQNFGDGICKILDSKLQQHYRECGEHTAVGREVSPPGRSDDKSPGPSRKDQKRERGATKRKKREYAPQKGSGGYAVLLTLYRHSQVAGSKGFMFKMELQTQAQHLCQKSFTVPEIGSKYAAWSAVATLIKRNLLMKTHNPARYSLTEEGVSLARRLDSAACTSEASLEDDKEEEEGCPVAVDLTVSDEDDVNKDTVEPKCKTSSGERLLAGTFDIVLCVDVSETTGGSRNCKQELVTELRRRGVNFDIRKLNVGDFLWVAREKVTPASGHSRASAGRELVLDYIIERKRMDDLCGSIIDGRFREQKFRLKRCGLRRPIYLVEGHGKAASQLSLPEMTLQQAVVNTQVVDGFFVKRVCDIRESAAYLAFMTTHLSKLYQKRTLVCYSRELNGDQDPRDHNAPLCSLQSFAEFNHGAVKNKSQTVREAFARQLMQVSGLSADKAAAILERYTTPHSLLAAYGQCASEAGKEKLLSAIPCGRLNRNLGPALSRTLYQLYCTKGALS; encoded by the exons ATGTCCGCCCCCGAACCGGTTCTAATGGGCCGTAAACGTGCCCTGCCTGCGTGCCCGAACCCGCTATTCCTCAAGTGGCTCACGGAACTCCGAGACGAGGCCAAGGAGAAAGGCCAGAAGATCCAGTACACTTACCAGAAG gcCATCAATTCTCTGAATAAATATCCTCTTCCGCTTCGGGATGCCAGAGAGGCGAAAATTCTGCAGAACTTTGGAGACGGCATATGCAAGATCCTGGACTCAAAGTTGCAACAACACTACAGAGAGTGCG GTGAGCACACAGCCGTCGGCAGAGAAGTGTCGCCTCCCGGCCGCTCCGACGACAAGAGTCCAGGTCCCAGCAGAAAG GATCAGAAAAGAGAAAGAGGAGCGaccaagaggaagaagagggagTATGCGCCCCAAAAAGGATCCGGCGGTTACGCTGTGCTACTCACCCTTTATAGACACTCGCAG GTGGCGGGCAGTAAAGGTTTCATGTTCAAGATGGAGTTGCAGACCCAAGCGCAGCATCTCTGCCAGAAATCCTTCACCGTG CCGGAGATCGGAAGTAAATACGCCGCCTGGTCGGCGGTCGCCACCCTGATCAAGAGGAACCTGCTGATGAAGACGCACAATCCTGCACG CTACTCTCTGACGGAGGAAGGCGTGTCTTTGGCGCGGCGTCTGGATTCGGCGGCGTGTACGTCCGAGGCTTCTCTGGAGGACgacaaagaggaagaggaaggttGTCCTGTGGCCGTGGACCTCACTGTGAGTGATGAGGATGACGTCAACAAAGACACAGTCGA GCCAAAGTGCAAGACGTCAAGCGGAGAACGCCTACTGGCCGGCACTTTCGACATCGTCCTTTGCGTGGACGTCAGCGAGACGACCGG TGGCAGCCGCAACTGCAAGCAGGAGCTGGTCACTGAGCTGCGAAGGAGAGGCGTCAACTTTGACATCAGGAAGCTCAACGTGGGCGACTTCCTGTGGGTGGCCCGGGAAAAGGTCACGCCCGCGTCAG GTCACTCGCGAGCAAGCGCAGGCAGAGAGCTGGTCCTCGATTACATCATTGAAAGGAAGCGGATGGACGACCTGTGTGGTAGCATCATCGACGGACGTTTCCGGGAACAGAAG TTTCGCCTGAAGAGGTGCGGCCTACGCAGGCCCATCTACCTGGTGGAGGGACACGGGAAGGCGGCATCCCAGCTGAGTCTCCCCGAAATGACGCTGCAGCAAGCCGTGGTCAACACGCAAGTGGTAGACGGCTTCTTCGTCAAACGGGTGTGCGACATCAGGGAATCGGCCGCCTACCTGGCCTTCATGACCACTCACCTCAGCAAACTCTACCAG AAGCGCACACTGGTGTGTTACTCTCGCGAACTGAACGGTGACCAGGACCCCCGTGACCACAACGCCCCCTTGTGCTCCCTCCAGTCTTTCGCCGAGTTTAACCACGGCGCTGTCAAGAACAAG AGTCAGACAGTACGTGAAGCCTTTGCCAGACAGTTGATGCAAGTGAGCGGCTTGTCCGCAGACAAAGCGGCGGCCATCCTGGAGCGATACACCACACCCCACAG TCTCCTGGCGGCCTACGGCCAGTGTGCAAGCGAAGCAGGCAAGGAGAAGCTGCTGTCCGCCATTCCATGCGGGAGGCTCAACAG GAACCTGGGTCCCGCTTTGAGCCGAACTCTCTACCAGCTGTACTGCACCAAAGGAGCGCTGTCTTAA
- the mus81 gene encoding crossover junction endonuclease MUS81 isoform X3 — MCAGLDNGLEIPLGPIVTCDMSAPEPVLMGRKRALPACPNPLFLKWLTELRDEAKEKGQKIQYTYQKAINSLNKYPLPLRDAREAKILQNFGDGICKILDSKLQQHYRECGEHTAVGREVSPPGRSDDKSPGPSRKDQKRERGATKRKKREYAPQKGSGGYAVLLTLYRHSQVAGSKGFMFKMELQTQAQHLCQKSFTVPEIGSKYAAWSAVATLIKRNLLMKTHNPARYSLTEEGVSLARRLDSAACTSEASLEDDKEEEEGCPVAVDLTVSDEDDVNKDTVEPKCKTSSGERLLAGTFDIVLCVDVSETTGGSRNCKQELVTELRRRGVNFDIRKLNVGDFLWVAREKVTPASGHSRASAGRELVLDYIIERKRMDDLCGSIIDGRFREQKFRLKRCGLRRPIYLVEGHGKAASQLSLPEMTLQQAVVNTQVVDGFFVKRVCDIRESAAYLAFMTTHLSKLYQHVT, encoded by the exons ATGTGTGCAGGCCTGGATAACGGTCTGGAAATTCCACTTGGGCCGATCGTAACTTG CGACATGTCCGCCCCCGAACCGGTTCTAATGGGCCGTAAACGTGCCCTGCCTGCGTGCCCGAACCCGCTATTCCTCAAGTGGCTCACGGAACTCCGAGACGAGGCCAAGGAGAAAGGCCAGAAGATCCAGTACACTTACCAGAAG gcCATCAATTCTCTGAATAAATATCCTCTTCCGCTTCGGGATGCCAGAGAGGCGAAAATTCTGCAGAACTTTGGAGACGGCATATGCAAGATCCTGGACTCAAAGTTGCAACAACACTACAGAGAGTGCG GTGAGCACACAGCCGTCGGCAGAGAAGTGTCGCCTCCCGGCCGCTCCGACGACAAGAGTCCAGGTCCCAGCAGAAAG GATCAGAAAAGAGAAAGAGGAGCGaccaagaggaagaagagggagTATGCGCCCCAAAAAGGATCCGGCGGTTACGCTGTGCTACTCACCCTTTATAGACACTCGCAG GTGGCGGGCAGTAAAGGTTTCATGTTCAAGATGGAGTTGCAGACCCAAGCGCAGCATCTCTGCCAGAAATCCTTCACCGTG CCGGAGATCGGAAGTAAATACGCCGCCTGGTCGGCGGTCGCCACCCTGATCAAGAGGAACCTGCTGATGAAGACGCACAATCCTGCACG CTACTCTCTGACGGAGGAAGGCGTGTCTTTGGCGCGGCGTCTGGATTCGGCGGCGTGTACGTCCGAGGCTTCTCTGGAGGACgacaaagaggaagaggaaggttGTCCTGTGGCCGTGGACCTCACTGTGAGTGATGAGGATGACGTCAACAAAGACACAGTCGA GCCAAAGTGCAAGACGTCAAGCGGAGAACGCCTACTGGCCGGCACTTTCGACATCGTCCTTTGCGTGGACGTCAGCGAGACGACCGG TGGCAGCCGCAACTGCAAGCAGGAGCTGGTCACTGAGCTGCGAAGGAGAGGCGTCAACTTTGACATCAGGAAGCTCAACGTGGGCGACTTCCTGTGGGTGGCCCGGGAAAAGGTCACGCCCGCGTCAG GTCACTCGCGAGCAAGCGCAGGCAGAGAGCTGGTCCTCGATTACATCATTGAAAGGAAGCGGATGGACGACCTGTGTGGTAGCATCATCGACGGACGTTTCCGGGAACAGAAG TTTCGCCTGAAGAGGTGCGGCCTACGCAGGCCCATCTACCTGGTGGAGGGACACGGGAAGGCGGCATCCCAGCTGAGTCTCCCCGAAATGACGCTGCAGCAAGCCGTGGTCAACACGCAAGTGGTAGACGGCTTCTTCGTCAAACGGGTGTGCGACATCAGGGAATCGGCCGCCTACCTGGCCTTCATGACCACTCACCTCAGCAAACTCTACCAG CATGTGACCTGA